The following are encoded together in the Lactuca sativa cultivar Salinas chromosome 1, Lsat_Salinas_v11, whole genome shotgun sequence genome:
- the LOC111913907 gene encoding uncharacterized protein LOC111913907 isoform X2, with product MEALSSSVFIPPFQETRSSSTSSTSLRLNFCFPKTTLPGFRSRGIAAVTREVAGDGEDDEQPLVDNAFALAPEQPPSFSLDNLVQTDGIEALKSTSEMITPTSTHGAGSAGGTRAGLFRTPISGGVQSATSVHDLPRPALAVRNLMEQARFAHLCTVMSRMHHRREGYPFGSLVDFAPDAMGHPIFSFSPLAIHTRNLLADPKCTLVVQIPGWSGLSNARVTIFGDVYPLPEDQQEWAHKQYISKHQQGPSQQWGNFYYFRMQNISDIYFIGGFGTVAWVNVKEYEALRPDKIAVDGGEQNLKELNAMFSKPLKELLSMETEVDDAALISIDSKGTDVRVRQGAQFNIQRLAFEEGNGVETLEEAKTALWNLIRRGGEHKF from the exons ATGGAAGCTCTTTCAAGCTCTGTCTTTATTCCGCCCTTTCAAGAGACGCGCTCCTCCTCTACCTCTTCTACTTCGCTCAGATTAAACTTCTGCTTCCCCAAAACCACGCTTCCTGGATTCCGATCTCGAGGTATTGCCGCTGTTACTCGCGAAGTTGCAGGCgacggagaagatgatgaacaaccACTAGTTGATAATGCCTTTGCCTTGGCTCCTGAACAACCTCCATCTTTTTCTCTG GATAACTTGGTTCAAACTGATGGAATAGAAGCCTTAAAGAGCACATCCGAAATGATAACACCTACAAGCACACATGGAGCTGGAAGTGCAGGAGGCACTAGGGCTGGGCTCTTCCGAACCCCAATTTCTGGAGGTGTACAGAGCGCAACCTCTGTTCATGACTTACCTAGACCAGCCCTAGCAGTTCGCAATCTCATGGAACAG GCAAGGTTTGCTCACTTGTGTACTGTAATGTCACGGATGCACCATCGTCGTGAGGGATACCCATTTGGTTCACTGGTAGACTTTGCACCAGATGCAATGGGGC ATCCGATATTTTCCTTTTCTCCATTAGCTATACACACAAGAAACTTGTTAGCTGATCCAAAGTGTACATTAGTGGTGCAG ATACCTGGATGGAGTGGCTTATCGAATGCAAGAGTCACTATTTTTGGTGATGTTTATCCCCTTCCTGAAGATCAACAG GAATGGGCTCATAAGCAGTATATATCAAAACATCAACAAGGGCCATCACAGCAATGGGGAAACTTTTACTACTTCAGAATGCAGAATATAAG TGATATATATTTTATTGGAGGTTTTGGGACAGTTGCTTGGGTGAATGTAAAGGAATATGAGGCTCTTCGACCTGACAAGATTGCTGTGGATGGAGGTGAACAGAATCTGAAG GAGTTGAATGCCATGTTTTCGAAGCCCTTAAAGGAGTTGTTGTCAATGGAAACAGAGGTGGATGATGCTGCATTGATATCGATAGATAGCAAAGGGACAGATGTTCGTGTTCGTCAAGGTGCACAg TTTAATATACAGAGGTTGGCGTTTGAAGAAGGGAATGGGGTTGAGACACTTGAGGAAGCCAAAACAGCATTGTGGAATTTGATTCGGAGAGGTGGTGAACACAAGTTTTGA
- the LOC111913907 gene encoding uncharacterized protein LOC111913907 isoform X1, which yields MEALSSSVFIPPFQETRSSSTSSTSLRLNFCFPKTTLPGFRSRGIAAVTREVAGDGEDDEQPLVDNAFALAPEQPPSFSLFMNRYINRLLKLCSDGFSHFLKDNLVQTDGIEALKSTSEMITPTSTHGAGSAGGTRAGLFRTPISGGVQSATSVHDLPRPALAVRNLMEQARFAHLCTVMSRMHHRREGYPFGSLVDFAPDAMGHPIFSFSPLAIHTRNLLADPKCTLVVQIPGWSGLSNARVTIFGDVYPLPEDQQEWAHKQYISKHQQGPSQQWGNFYYFRMQNISDIYFIGGFGTVAWVNVKEYEALRPDKIAVDGGEQNLKELNAMFSKPLKELLSMETEVDDAALISIDSKGTDVRVRQGAQFNIQRLAFEEGNGVETLEEAKTALWNLIRRGGEHKF from the exons ATGGAAGCTCTTTCAAGCTCTGTCTTTATTCCGCCCTTTCAAGAGACGCGCTCCTCCTCTACCTCTTCTACTTCGCTCAGATTAAACTTCTGCTTCCCCAAAACCACGCTTCCTGGATTCCGATCTCGAGGTATTGCCGCTGTTACTCGCGAAGTTGCAGGCgacggagaagatgatgaacaaccACTAGTTGATAATGCCTTTGCCTTGGCTCCTGAACAACCTCCATCTTTTTCTCTG TTTATGAATCGATACATCAATCGGCTGCTCAAGCTGTGTAGTGATGGCTTCTCACATTTTCTGAAGGATAACTTGGTTCAAACTGATGGAATAGAAGCCTTAAAGAGCACATCCGAAATGATAACACCTACAAGCACACATGGAGCTGGAAGTGCAGGAGGCACTAGGGCTGGGCTCTTCCGAACCCCAATTTCTGGAGGTGTACAGAGCGCAACCTCTGTTCATGACTTACCTAGACCAGCCCTAGCAGTTCGCAATCTCATGGAACAG GCAAGGTTTGCTCACTTGTGTACTGTAATGTCACGGATGCACCATCGTCGTGAGGGATACCCATTTGGTTCACTGGTAGACTTTGCACCAGATGCAATGGGGC ATCCGATATTTTCCTTTTCTCCATTAGCTATACACACAAGAAACTTGTTAGCTGATCCAAAGTGTACATTAGTGGTGCAG ATACCTGGATGGAGTGGCTTATCGAATGCAAGAGTCACTATTTTTGGTGATGTTTATCCCCTTCCTGAAGATCAACAG GAATGGGCTCATAAGCAGTATATATCAAAACATCAACAAGGGCCATCACAGCAATGGGGAAACTTTTACTACTTCAGAATGCAGAATATAAG TGATATATATTTTATTGGAGGTTTTGGGACAGTTGCTTGGGTGAATGTAAAGGAATATGAGGCTCTTCGACCTGACAAGATTGCTGTGGATGGAGGTGAACAGAATCTGAAG GAGTTGAATGCCATGTTTTCGAAGCCCTTAAAGGAGTTGTTGTCAATGGAAACAGAGGTGGATGATGCTGCATTGATATCGATAGATAGCAAAGGGACAGATGTTCGTGTTCGTCAAGGTGCACAg TTTAATATACAGAGGTTGGCGTTTGAAGAAGGGAATGGGGTTGAGACACTTGAGGAAGCCAAAACAGCATTGTGGAATTTGATTCGGAGAGGTGGTGAACACAAGTTTTGA
- the LOC111913906 gene encoding uncharacterized protein LOC111913906 — MAMRQILNEIRGMKVKDAAAHVKPLLTVSNLKTSTQRALDNYHVKYIQTDSIQPLYHLCFGGMIFSYLIALPEERRHLEHQQHIKEHGGH, encoded by the coding sequence ATGGCGATGAGGCAAATTCTCAACGAGATCAGAGGGATGAAGGTGAAAGATGCGGCGGCGCACGTGAAACCGTTGCTAACAGTGAGCAACTTGAAAACATCTACACAGAGAGCGTTGGATAATTACCATGTCAAATACATTCAAACTGACTCCATCCAACCTCTCTATCATCTTTGCTTCGGCGGCATGATCTTCTCTTACCTCATCGCCCTTCCAGAGGAGCGCCGTCACCTTGAACATCAGCAGCATATCAAGGAGCACGGTGGCCACTGA
- the LOC111913905 gene encoding uncharacterized protein LOC111913905, whose amino-acid sequence MQLMSDDNPREGSSETEPILNESRSAEGVDNHSSTFEIRTEGSSDCSISVEDSQSSDANENTSLVASDQPQCRICLDTEGDDLIAPCHCRGTQKYVHRSCLDNWRSTREGFAFSHCTECRAVFILRANVPPDRWWLRLKFQLLVARDHAFIFVIVQLIVAFLGVLVYKFYGDELREMFGYEEHPYGFYTMAVLAIVLVGLLYGFFIAIICGQRINERHYHILAKQELTKEYIVEDREVNKGVTELDPSHITELRMLGLY is encoded by the exons ATGCAATTAATGTCAGATGACAATCCAAGAGAAGGCTCTTCAGAAACAGAACCCATCTTAAACGAGTCTAGAAGTGCAGAGGGAGTTGACAACCATTCATCTACATTTGAAATAAGAACCGAAGGTAGCAGTGATTGCTCCATATCTGTTGAAGATTCACAAAGTTCCGATGCCAATGAAAATACTAGTCTGGTTGCTTCAGACCAACCACAGTGCCGCATATGCCTTGATACAGAAG GAGATGATTTGATTGCACCATGTCATTGTAGAGGCACTCAGAAATATGTCCACAGGTCATGTCTAGACAATTGGAGGTCAACCAGG GAAGGATTTGCTTTCTCTCATTGCACAGAATGTAGGGCAGTGTTTATACTGCGTGCAAATGTCCCTCCTGATAGATGGTGGTTGAGATTGAAATTTCAGTTGCTGGTTGCTAGAGATCATGCATTCATTTTTGTCATTGTTCAACTC ATTGTGGCGTTCTTAGGTGTGTTGGTGTACAAATTTTATGGAGATGAACTGAGAGAAATGTTTGGATATGAAGAGCATCCTTATGGGTTTTATACCATGGCTG TGTTAGCAATTGTTTTGGTGGGGTTGCTGTATGGGTTTTTTATAGCCATAATATGTGGACAACGAATCAATGAGCGCCACTATCACATTCTTGCCAAACAAGAACTCACAAAG GAGTACATTGTTGAAGACAGAGAAGTGAACAAGGGTGTTACTGAACTTGACCCCAGTCATATCACAGAGCTAAGAATGTTGGGTCTGTATTGA